A single genomic interval of Pelagerythrobacter marensis harbors:
- a CDS encoding transglycosylase SLT domain-containing protein, with product MTRISLYGLTFLASTVLSASGPLVAQPDGVDSARQQLVATVPSQIGQAVERWKFLTSNDEMDFDSYAGFALAFPEFPRMDLIRARAEEALERGAPSSESLVAYFDRNPPLSNPARARYALALAGLQRPEAFETAREAWRGGDMSTPAEAYLLGLFGSRFTPEDHDARMAALLWQGKAEAAARHMPQVSPAYRDLAMARLSILQGTDPASAGLPVPAQARSDPGYVYNLARHYRTSGRLPQAIDLLAGRPPFAGQPFDAQDYVTEALRIARGAPARPAAQIAAKVDDLFAPGADISGMSYRLRDDYTSLMWLGGTKALWTMGDGNGAAPLFYRYGAAARTPQTRSKGFYWAGLASHRAGNAAEAQRYWLMAAQYPEYFYGLLALERLGRPTPDFGDATPVHPTAEQRAAFRSNPLALAVRELAKGGSDWRTERYFFTELASWADDAGEMQLVAELAQELRLPELAVVIGRTAPEKEIAGFERIGFPVVAQPAGTDFTIVHAIARQESEFDRDRISHAGARGLMQLMPGTAREQAGMLSMSYDYGNLTADPQYNIRLGDAYFARMMDYYGGSYPLAIAAYNAGPGNVNKWLRANGDPRNGSVDWLRWIEEIPIFETKNYVQRVIENAVVYEAMYPDRVRYGKPKGVSQFLGKSTPG from the coding sequence ATGACACGTATTTCCTTGTACGGACTGACCTTTCTTGCGAGCACCGTGCTGTCCGCCTCCGGTCCTCTGGTGGCACAGCCGGACGGAGTCGACAGCGCGCGCCAGCAACTGGTCGCGACCGTGCCTTCGCAGATCGGGCAAGCGGTCGAACGGTGGAAATTCCTGACCTCGAACGACGAGATGGATTTCGATTCCTACGCCGGCTTTGCCCTCGCCTTTCCCGAGTTTCCGCGCATGGACCTGATTCGCGCCCGGGCGGAGGAGGCGCTGGAACGCGGCGCACCGAGTTCGGAATCGCTGGTCGCCTATTTCGATCGCAATCCGCCCCTCAGCAATCCGGCGCGAGCCCGCTACGCGCTCGCCCTGGCGGGTCTCCAGCGCCCCGAAGCGTTCGAGACGGCACGCGAGGCGTGGCGCGGCGGGGACATGAGCACGCCGGCGGAAGCCTACCTGCTCGGCCTGTTCGGATCGCGCTTCACGCCCGAAGATCACGACGCGCGCATGGCCGCGCTGCTGTGGCAGGGCAAGGCGGAGGCGGCGGCGCGGCACATGCCCCAGGTTTCCCCCGCCTATCGCGACCTTGCAATGGCGCGACTGTCGATTCTTCAGGGCACCGATCCCGCTTCGGCAGGGCTTCCGGTCCCGGCCCAGGCGCGCAGCGATCCGGGCTATGTCTACAACCTCGCGCGGCACTATCGCACCAGCGGCCGGCTGCCGCAGGCGATCGACCTGCTCGCCGGCCGGCCCCCGTTCGCCGGCCAGCCGTTCGACGCGCAGGATTACGTGACAGAGGCGCTGCGTATCGCCCGCGGCGCACCGGCACGACCCGCGGCACAGATCGCAGCCAAGGTCGACGATCTTTTCGCACCCGGAGCCGATATTTCCGGCATGAGCTATCGCCTGCGCGACGATTACACGTCGCTGATGTGGCTCGGCGGCACGAAGGCGCTGTGGACCATGGGCGACGGCAACGGCGCAGCGCCGCTGTTCTATCGCTATGGCGCCGCGGCCCGTACCCCGCAGACACGGTCCAAGGGGTTTTATTGGGCCGGATTGGCATCCCACCGGGCCGGCAATGCCGCCGAGGCGCAACGCTATTGGCTGATGGCAGCGCAATATCCCGAATATTTCTACGGTTTGCTGGCGCTCGAACGACTGGGCCGTCCGACGCCCGACTTCGGCGATGCCACACCGGTCCATCCGACTGCGGAACAGCGCGCGGCCTTCCGGTCCAACCCCCTCGCGCTCGCGGTGCGCGAACTGGCCAAGGGCGGCAGCGACTGGCGCACGGAGCGGTATTTCTTCACCGAGCTTGCAAGCTGGGCCGACGATGCGGGCGAAATGCAACTGGTCGCCGAGTTGGCGCAAGAACTGCGGTTGCCCGAGCTTGCGGTGGTGATCGGCCGGACCGCTCCGGAGAAGGAAATCGCGGGTTTCGAGCGGATCGGCTTCCCCGTGGTCGCGCAACCGGCCGGGACCGACTTCACCATCGTTCATGCCATCGCACGCCAGGAAAGCGAGTTCGATCGGGATCGCATCAGCCACGCCGGCGCACGCGGTCTGATGCAGTTGATGCCCGGCACCGCGCGCGAACAGGCGGGAATGCTGTCGATGAGCTACGACTACGGCAACCTGACTGCCGATCCGCAGTACAACATCCGCCTGGGCGACGCCTATTTCGCGCGCATGATGGATTACTACGGCGGCAGCTACCCGCTCGCGATCGCGGCCTACAATGCGGGGCCGGGCAATGTGAACAAGTGGCTGCGCGCCAACGGCGATCCGCGCAACGGATCGGTCGACTGGCTGCGCTGGATAGAGGAAATCCCGATCTTCGAAACCAAGAACTACGTCCAGCGCGTGATCGAAAACGCCGTGGTTTACGAGGCGATGTACCCCGACCGCGTTCGTTACGGGAAACCGAAGGGCGTCAGCCAGTTCCTCGGCAAATCGACGCCGGGCTGA
- the dapA gene encoding 4-hydroxy-tetrahydrodipicolinate synthase, with translation MFSGSIPALVTPFRDGTLDEAAFRRLVDWQVENGSKALVPCGTTGEASTLSNAEHHRVIEICIEQAAGRVPVIAGCGSNDTRNALLHMNFSRKAGAAAGLCVAPYYNRPGQAGLIAHFSYLAENSDLPIVLYNVPGRTVTDIEPETVCALAKRYPDRIVGIKDASGDLSRVTDHRIGIGKDFCQLSGDDELALPANAAGSAGCISVTANVAPALCAEFQQACADNDLVRARELNDLLYPLHYAMFEDASPAPVKYALSRVHDWILPDVRLPLVECSDHAKKAVDEALEHAGLI, from the coding sequence ATGTTCTCGGGTTCGATTCCGGCTCTGGTGACTCCTTTTCGCGACGGAACGTTGGACGAGGCGGCGTTTCGCCGTCTGGTCGACTGGCAGGTCGAAAACGGGAGCAAGGCGCTGGTCCCCTGCGGCACGACCGGGGAAGCGTCGACCTTGTCCAATGCCGAACATCACCGGGTCATCGAAATCTGCATCGAGCAGGCCGCCGGGCGGGTGCCGGTAATCGCGGGCTGCGGCAGCAACGATACCCGCAACGCGCTGCTGCACATGAATTTCTCGCGCAAGGCGGGCGCTGCCGCCGGGCTGTGCGTTGCGCCGTATTACAACCGGCCTGGTCAGGCCGGGCTGATCGCGCATTTCAGCTATCTGGCCGAAAACTCGGACCTGCCGATCGTGCTTTACAACGTGCCCGGGCGCACTGTCACCGATATCGAGCCGGAAACGGTCTGCGCGCTGGCCAAGCGCTATCCCGACCGGATCGTGGGCATCAAGGACGCGAGCGGCGACCTGTCGCGCGTGACAGATCATCGGATCGGGATCGGCAAGGACTTCTGCCAGCTTTCGGGCGACGACGAACTTGCCCTGCCGGCCAATGCCGCAGGCTCCGCCGGCTGCATCTCGGTCACGGCGAACGTCGCCCCCGCGCTCTGCGCCGAATTCCAGCAGGCCTGTGCCGACAACGACCTGGTGCGCGCGCGCGAGCTGAACGACCTGCTCTATCCGCTGCATTATGCAATGTTCGAAGATGCCAGCCCGGCACCGGTCAAATATGCGCTCAGCCGGGTGCACGACTGGATCCTGCCCGATGTGCGCCTGCCGCTGGTGGAATGTTCGGACCATGCGAAAAAGGCGGTGGACGAGGCGCTCGAGCACGCGGGTCTTATCTGA
- a CDS encoding DUF1049 domain-containing protein, protein MQIVRTVIWVLLLAALLVFSAFNWTPVEVKIWQGLVLETKIPALVIVAFLLGLLPMWLLHQGSKWRLNRRISSLETAHRTAVANAAAVPPPAEPTHDADSGSLAGETTERPKDTL, encoded by the coding sequence ATGCAAATCGTACGAACCGTCATCTGGGTGCTGCTGCTGGCCGCGCTGCTGGTCTTCTCGGCATTCAACTGGACTCCGGTGGAAGTGAAGATCTGGCAGGGGCTCGTGCTCGAAACCAAGATCCCTGCCCTCGTGATCGTCGCCTTCCTGCTCGGCCTGCTGCCCATGTGGTTGCTTCATCAGGGATCGAAATGGCGGCTGAACCGGCGCATCAGCTCGCTGGAGACGGCCCACCGCACGGCGGTGGCCAATGCCGCGGCCGTGCCGCCGCCGGCCGAACCGACGCACGATGCCGACTCCGGCTCGCTCGCCGGGGAAACGACGGAGCGGCCCAAAGACACTCTATGA
- the smpB gene encoding SsrA-binding protein SmpB has translation MARPKPATFDKQKTVAENRRARFDYHIEDKFEAGLALQGTEVKALRAGEASIAESYAEVRDGEVWLINANIPEFSHGNRFNHEPRRPRKLLLHAREIERLFGAVERKGMTLVPLSVYFNATGRAKVELALAKGKQAHDKRQTIKERDWKRDKARLLRENR, from the coding sequence ATGGCTCGCCCCAAACCCGCCACGTTCGACAAGCAGAAGACCGTCGCCGAGAATCGGCGCGCGCGGTTCGACTATCATATCGAGGACAAGTTCGAAGCCGGCCTCGCGCTCCAGGGCACCGAGGTCAAGGCCTTGCGGGCGGGCGAAGCCTCGATCGCGGAAAGCTATGCCGAGGTGCGCGACGGGGAAGTCTGGCTGATCAATGCCAACATCCCCGAATTCAGCCACGGCAACCGCTTCAATCACGAGCCGCGCCGGCCGCGCAAGCTGCTGCTGCACGCGCGTGAGATCGAGCGGCTGTTCGGTGCTGTGGAGCGCAAGGGAATGACGCTGGTTCCGCTGTCGGTCTATTTCAACGCCACCGGCCGGGCCAAGGTCGAACTGGCGCTCGCAAAAGGCAAACAGGCGCACGACAAGCGTCAGACGATCAAGGAGCGTGACTGGAAGCGCGACAAGGCGCGCCTCCTGCGCGAAAATCGCTGA
- a CDS encoding DUF2062 domain-containing protein, which yields MTGKPSKTFLADWLRKHMPTREAMARNKYLAPIAHRFLTPELWRFTRRSVPRGVALGLFAAFIVPVGQIFLAAFLALPARANVPLSALVTFVTNPFTLPFWLLVANKVGRFVLKVDAVTVGFANDELASGRWAFAIDAFQVAGVTAFGFVVLSVFSAALGYLLSSVVWRMMVARRRARRLRQMELRLDRRLGTREG from the coding sequence ATGACCGGCAAGCCTTCCAAGACCTTTCTCGCCGACTGGCTGCGCAAGCACATGCCCACGCGCGAGGCGATGGCGCGCAACAAGTATCTTGCGCCGATCGCGCATCGTTTCCTTACGCCCGAATTGTGGCGCTTCACTCGCCGTTCGGTGCCGCGCGGAGTGGCGCTGGGGCTGTTCGCGGCCTTTATCGTGCCGGTCGGGCAGATATTCCTCGCGGCCTTTCTCGCCCTGCCGGCACGCGCCAACGTTCCTTTGTCGGCTCTGGTAACGTTTGTCACCAATCCTTTCACGCTGCCATTCTGGCTGCTGGTGGCGAACAAGGTCGGCCGTTTCGTTTTGAAAGTCGACGCGGTCACTGTCGGTTTCGCGAACGACGAACTGGCCAGCGGGCGCTGGGCGTTCGCAATCGATGCTTTCCAGGTCGCCGGGGTCACGGCCTTCGGTTTTGTCGTCCTCTCGGTCTTTTCCGCCGCGCTCGGCTATCTTCTGTCCAGCGTGGTCTGGCGCATGATGGTCGCGCGCAGGCGGGCGCGCCGTTTGCGCCAGATGGAATTGCGGCTCGACCGGCGCCTCGGGACGCGCGAAGGGTGA
- a CDS encoding invasion associated locus B family protein — translation MTRVVFSRADATPARLNENLPRAAILTLALALLALAAPLAARDSLGVFSNWAAFRDPGVPRCYAIARPMASGRSADYRAFASVGTWPRRRIRGQIHFRLSRKLAPDARIVLRVGQQRFSLTGGGGDAWARDKRMDAAIVAAMRAAGRMTVSATDSRNRRFSDSYDLTGAATAMDAATVGCARIGRRYEKGEAAAPPFPLGDDVPDQKRMPTPAMT, via the coding sequence ATGACTAGAGTCGTTTTCAGCAGGGCCGATGCGACACCGGCCCGCCTCAATGAAAACCTCCCTAGAGCCGCGATCCTGACGCTGGCGCTGGCGCTGCTGGCTCTCGCCGCTCCGCTGGCGGCCCGCGACAGTCTGGGCGTCTTTTCCAACTGGGCCGCATTTCGCGATCCCGGCGTTCCGCGCTGCTATGCCATTGCGCGCCCGATGGCGAGCGGGCGATCGGCCGACTATCGCGCTTTCGCCAGTGTCGGCACCTGGCCGCGGCGGCGGATTCGCGGGCAGATCCACTTTCGCCTGTCGCGCAAGCTCGCACCCGATGCCAGGATCGTGCTGCGCGTGGGGCAACAGCGCTTCTCGCTCACCGGCGGCGGCGGCGATGCCTGGGCGCGCGACAAGCGGATGGATGCGGCAATCGTCGCCGCCATGCGCGCCGCGGGCCGGATGACGGTATCCGCCACCGACAGCCGCAACCGGCGTTTTTCCGACAGCTACGATCTTACAGGGGCAGCCACCGCGATGGACGCGGCGACCGTGGGCTGCGCGCGTATCGGACGCCGATACGAAAAGGGCGAGGCCGCAGCCCCGCCCTTCCCACTCGGTGACGATGTGCCGGATCAGAAGCGCATGCCCACGCCGGCCATGACCTGA
- a CDS encoding outer membrane protein produces the protein MKYAIALIATGSLMALAAPAMAQSTGDSTFTGPRIGVTGGYDVTGAGSSVDDDTNDDNDQSIDGFAYGVTAGYDFDIGGAVLGIEGEYTDSTAKTEFDDGDFQGFGFGSVDAGRDLYVGARIGAKVAPDALLYAKGGYTNAKLNILSNDGETETDRDFKLDGWRIGAGAEYAISPNTFVNLEYRYSNYEDANIEMGDGSTTPNFDVDTDRHQVMAGVGMRF, from the coding sequence ATGAAATACGCAATCGCACTCATCGCCACCGGATCGCTCATGGCGCTTGCCGCCCCGGCGATGGCGCAATCGACCGGAGATTCCACCTTCACGGGGCCGCGCATCGGCGTGACCGGCGGTTACGACGTGACCGGCGCCGGCAGCTCTGTCGACGACGACACCAATGACGATAACGACCAGTCGATCGACGGCTTCGCCTATGGCGTTACCGCCGGCTACGACTTCGATATCGGCGGTGCCGTTCTGGGCATCGAAGGCGAATACACCGATTCGACGGCCAAGACCGAATTCGACGACGGCGACTTCCAGGGCTTCGGTTTCGGCAGCGTGGATGCCGGCCGCGATCTCTACGTCGGCGCGCGTATCGGCGCGAAAGTCGCCCCGGATGCCCTGCTCTATGCCAAGGGCGGGTATACCAATGCCAAGCTCAACATCCTGTCGAACGACGGCGAGACCGAGACGGACCGCGATTTCAAGCTCGACGGCTGGCGGATCGGCGCGGGTGCGGAATACGCGATAAGCCCGAACACATTCGTGAATCTCGAATATCGCTATTCGAACTACGAGGACGCGAACATCGAAATGGGTGACGGTTCGACGACGCCGAACTTCGACGTCGATACCGACCGTCATCAGGTCATGGCCGGCGTGGGCATGCGCTTCTGA
- the greB gene encoding transcription elongation factor GreB: MPATAKTNPITPAGYSALKARYDRLLGVERPEIVEIVSWAAGNGDRSENGDYIYGRKRMREIDRELAHLARRMKAARVIDPAEQTDRSRVFFGARIELADEDDRRKIVTLVGDDEQDAGAGRIGWSSPMARALRGAAVGDVRTVRLPGGEKEWEVVAIAYD, translated from the coding sequence ATGCCCGCAACCGCCAAGACGAACCCGATCACCCCGGCCGGGTATAGTGCGCTCAAGGCGCGTTATGACCGCCTGCTGGGGGTCGAACGACCGGAAATCGTCGAGATCGTCTCGTGGGCCGCGGGCAACGGCGACCGGAGCGAGAACGGCGACTATATCTACGGCCGCAAGCGCATGCGCGAGATCGACCGCGAACTGGCGCATCTCGCCCGCCGGATGAAGGCGGCGCGGGTGATCGATCCCGCCGAGCAGACGGACAGGTCCCGCGTGTTCTTCGGCGCGCGGATCGAGCTTGCCGACGAAGACGACCGGCGCAAGATCGTGACTCTGGTGGGCGACGATGAACAAGACGCCGGCGCCGGGCGGATCGGCTGGTCCAGCCCGATGGCGCGAGCCCTTCGCGGCGCGGCGGTGGGCGATGTGCGCACTGTGCGCCTGCCGGGCGGCGAAAAGGAATGGGAAGTGGTCGCCATCGCCTATGACTAG
- the rlmN gene encoding 23S rRNA (adenine(2503)-C(2))-methyltransferase RlmN: protein MADTALMSIPGQVDPVPVARDITPRADGRVDLIGLPRTRIAELFAEAGLDPRQARLRAKQVYHWLYHRGATAFETMTDIAKTMRPWLAERFVIGRPDVVEAQHSSDGTRKWLLRTADGHEFEMVFIPDADRGTLCVSSQVGCTLNCRFCHTGTMRLVRNLTPGEIVGQVMLARDALGEWPKGRMDVAEVEDEAEYTADGRLLTNIVMMGMGEPLYNFDNVRDALRLVMDGDGLALSKRRITLSTSGVVPMMGRCGEEIGVNLAVSLHAVTKEVRDEIVPINRKYGIEELLAACAAYPGASNARRITFEYVMLKGKNDSDDDARELVRLIREYGLPAKVNLIPFNPWPGAPYECSTPERIRRFSDIVFEAGISAPVRTPRGRDIDAACGQLKTAARKISRAQRDREAAEAAAAS, encoded by the coding sequence ATGGCCGATACCGCATTGATGAGCATTCCGGGGCAAGTCGACCCCGTTCCCGTCGCGCGCGACATTACTCCGCGTGCGGACGGGCGCGTGGACCTGATCGGATTGCCGCGAACGCGCATCGCCGAGCTGTTCGCGGAAGCCGGGCTCGATCCGCGCCAGGCCAGGCTGCGGGCGAAGCAGGTCTATCACTGGCTGTATCACCGCGGCGCCACCGCGTTCGAGACGATGACCGACATCGCCAAGACGATGCGCCCCTGGCTGGCGGAGCGGTTCGTGATCGGCCGCCCCGACGTGGTCGAGGCGCAGCATTCCAGCGACGGCACGCGCAAGTGGCTGCTGCGCACTGCCGACGGGCACGAGTTCGAAATGGTCTTCATCCCCGATGCGGACCGCGGCACGCTGTGCGTTTCCAGCCAGGTCGGCTGCACGCTTAACTGCCGTTTCTGCCACACGGGCACGATGCGCCTGGTGCGCAACCTGACTCCGGGCGAGATCGTCGGCCAGGTCATGCTCGCACGCGACGCCCTGGGCGAATGGCCGAAGGGACGGATGGACGTGGCGGAGGTCGAGGACGAAGCCGAATATACCGCCGACGGCCGCCTGCTGACCAATATCGTGATGATGGGCATGGGCGAGCCGCTCTACAACTTCGACAACGTGCGCGATGCGCTGCGGCTGGTGATGGACGGCGACGGTCTGGCGCTGTCCAAGCGGCGCATCACGCTGTCCACCAGCGGCGTCGTGCCGATGATGGGCCGGTGCGGGGAGGAAATCGGGGTCAACCTGGCGGTTTCGCTCCATGCGGTGACCAAGGAGGTGCGCGACGAAATCGTCCCGATCAACCGCAAGTACGGAATCGAGGAACTGCTCGCCGCCTGCGCCGCCTATCCCGGCGCCTCCAACGCCCGCCGCATCACATTCGAATACGTCATGCTGAAAGGCAAGAACGACAGCGACGACGACGCGCGCGAGCTGGTTCGGCTCATCAGGGAATACGGGCTGCCGGCGAAAGTCAATCTGATCCCGTTCAACCCCTGGCCCGGCGCGCCCTACGAATGCTCGACACCCGAACGCATCCGCCGCTTTTCGGATATCGTGTTCGAAGCCGGCATTTCGGCCCCGGTGCGGACCCCGCGCGGGCGGGATATCGATGCGGCCTGCGGGCAGTTGAAAACGGCTGCGCGGAAGATCAGCCGCGCACAGCGCGACCGCGAGGCTGCAGAGGCGGCGGCGGCATCCTGA
- a CDS encoding hybrid sensor histidine kinase/response regulator — MTAREDAAGIARVPLIAAIAAALVVSTGLVWLIAGDRSLALGYGVGLAALMAAGYAISRMRQVPREEPFAQPDWSVTVAAIEQSDTAIAVTDRANRLVCANSLYADWFGISRAPPNLSLDRESLERMVRAAREAWRDGRGLAEPLAQEDAQCTWRGEAERVGRGGDYLVWRFTALKLEDPVARVGEWISGPLGAFLSNSGIEAAVIGTDGTIRAVSAGFAERATGDPAATLAGQDFVAQLRSDDRDRIYFAREGRRGTPQMLVQVALGDPEDARPARADEVPSLMLLVDSGVGIGGGWEGGGNVAATPQLEALLGALPLGLAMTDRDGRLLFANDAFLRAVALEEGGLPPFPSDLVVREDKSALIDAVRRFARGPATSGDMAVRLIRQPDEPVSLGLAGVRGLGEAAVLLSLVDTTEETRLKRQVAQATKMQAVGQLAGGVAHDFNNVLTAIIGYCDLMLLRHTPGDSDYDDIQQIRANSNRAASLTRQLLAFSRQQTLRPEVLQVPDVVSEVSQLLKRLVGEKIAVRVHHDRDLGPVRADPQQLEQVIVNLAVNARDAIHSRGDGTGKLTLATRRVSAADVRKMGSDIIPVADYTVLVVQDDGGGIPQHLLGKIFEPFFTTKEQGKGTGLGLSTVYGIVKQSGGFIFVDNVTGPDGTAQGARFTIYLPVHRGAEPREVREETASASGWSAGGRVLLVEDEDMVRAVAERALSRAGYTVTVASDGEEGLAAVANGGEFDLIVSDVVMPGMDGPAMIRAVRKVRPDLPVLFMSGYAEEHLRGEIDVAHMHFIAKPFSVQQISDEVSRVLAESRAGKPADSA, encoded by the coding sequence GTGACGGCGCGCGAAGACGCGGCCGGCATCGCGCGGGTGCCGCTGATCGCCGCCATCGCCGCCGCCCTGGTGGTGAGCACGGGCCTGGTCTGGCTGATCGCGGGCGACCGTTCGCTTGCGCTCGGCTACGGAGTGGGGCTCGCCGCGCTGATGGCCGCGGGCTATGCCATTTCGCGTATGCGGCAGGTGCCGCGCGAGGAGCCCTTCGCCCAGCCCGACTGGTCGGTCACCGTCGCGGCCATCGAGCAGTCCGATACGGCGATCGCGGTGACCGACCGGGCGAACCGTCTGGTTTGTGCCAATTCGCTCTATGCCGACTGGTTCGGCATATCCCGGGCGCCGCCCAATCTCTCGCTCGATCGCGAATCGCTGGAGCGGATGGTGCGCGCCGCGCGCGAGGCCTGGCGCGACGGACGCGGCCTTGCCGAACCGCTGGCGCAGGAAGATGCCCAATGCACCTGGCGGGGCGAGGCCGAGCGCGTCGGGCGCGGCGGGGATTACCTGGTCTGGCGGTTCACGGCGTTGAAGCTGGAAGACCCGGTGGCACGGGTCGGCGAATGGATTTCCGGGCCGCTCGGCGCATTCCTGTCGAACTCGGGAATAGAGGCCGCGGTGATCGGCACCGACGGAACGATCCGCGCGGTCAGCGCCGGCTTTGCCGAACGGGCGACCGGCGATCCGGCGGCGACGCTGGCGGGGCAGGATTTCGTCGCCCAGCTGCGTTCCGACGACCGCGACCGGATCTATTTCGCGCGCGAAGGGCGGCGCGGCACGCCGCAGATGCTGGTCCAGGTCGCGCTGGGCGATCCCGAGGATGCGCGCCCGGCGCGCGCCGACGAGGTTCCGTCGTTGATGCTGCTGGTCGACAGCGGGGTCGGGATAGGCGGCGGCTGGGAGGGCGGCGGCAATGTCGCCGCCACGCCGCAGCTCGAGGCTCTGCTGGGCGCTCTGCCGTTGGGCCTGGCGATGACCGATCGCGACGGACGCCTCCTCTTCGCCAACGACGCCTTCCTGCGCGCCGTCGCGTTGGAGGAGGGCGGGCTGCCTCCGTTCCCCTCCGATCTGGTGGTGCGCGAGGACAAGAGTGCGCTGATCGACGCCGTGCGCCGGTTTGCGCGCGGTCCGGCGACGAGCGGCGACATGGCTGTGCGGCTGATCCGCCAGCCCGACGAGCCGGTTTCGCTGGGGCTGGCCGGCGTGCGCGGCCTGGGCGAGGCGGCGGTGTTGCTGAGCCTGGTCGACACGACCGAGGAAACCCGGCTGAAACGGCAGGTCGCGCAGGCGACCAAGATGCAGGCGGTGGGCCAGCTTGCCGGCGGCGTGGCGCACGATTTCAACAACGTGCTGACCGCGATCATCGGCTATTGCGATCTCATGCTGCTGCGCCACACGCCGGGCGACAGCGATTACGACGATATCCAGCAGATTCGCGCCAATTCCAATCGCGCGGCCAGCCTGACGCGCCAGTTGCTGGCCTTCAGCCGCCAGCAGACGCTGCGCCCCGAAGTGCTGCAGGTGCCGGACGTGGTGAGCGAAGTCAGCCAGCTGCTGAAGCGGCTGGTGGGCGAGAAGATCGCGGTCCGCGTCCACCACGATCGCGATCTCGGCCCGGTCCGTGCCGATCCGCAGCAGCTGGAGCAAGTGATCGTCAATCTGGCGGTCAACGCGCGCGACGCGATCCATTCGCGCGGCGACGGCACCGGCAAGCTGACGCTTGCAACCCGCCGCGTATCCGCCGCCGACGTGCGCAAGATGGGGTCCGACATCATCCCCGTGGCCGACTATACGGTGCTGGTGGTGCAGGACGACGGGGGCGGGATCCCGCAGCATCTGCTGGGCAAGATCTTCGAACCGTTCTTCACGACCAAGGAGCAGGGCAAGGGCACGGGGCTGGGGCTTTCGACGGTCTACGGCATCGTCAAGCAATCGGGCGGGTTCATTTTCGTGGACAACGTGACCGGGCCCGACGGTACGGCCCAGGGTGCGCGCTTTACCATCTATCTGCCGGTCCACCGCGGTGCCGAACCGCGCGAGGTCCGCGAGGAGACTGCTTCGGCAAGCGGCTGGTCCGCCGGCGGGCGGGTGCTGCTGGTGGAAGACGAGGACATGGTTCGGGCGGTCGCCGAGCGCGCCCTGTCGCGCGCGGGATATACCGTCACTGTGGCTTCGGACGGCGAGGAAGGGCTGGCCGCGGTCGCCAACGGCGGGGAGTTCGACCTGATCGTGTCCGACGTGGTCATGCCGGGCATGGACGGGCCGGCCATGATCCGCGCGGTCCGCAAGGTGCGCCCGGACCTGCCGGTCCTGTTCATGTCCGGCTATGCGGAAGAACACTTGCGCGGCGAGATCGA